In the genome of Elusimicrobiota bacterium, one region contains:
- a CDS encoding rubrerythrin family protein — MTKSLKGTKTEKNLWAAFAGESQARNKYTYFASAAKKEGYEQIAAIFLETADNEKEHAKLEFKFLSGIGKTAENLKHAAEGENFEWTEMYPGFAKIAKDEGFDEIAKILTEISEIEKRHEARYKALLKRVEGCTVYKREKKVEWKCRNCGYIYEGTEPPKLCPACAHPQSYYEEQCENY, encoded by the coding sequence ATGACAAAAAGTTTGAAAGGTACAAAGACAGAGAAAAATCTGTGGGCCGCTTTTGCCGGTGAGTCACAAGCGAGAAACAAGTATACCTACTTCGCAAGCGCAGCGAAAAAAGAAGGGTATGAACAAATCGCAGCGATATTTCTTGAAACCGCAGATAATGAAAAGGAACACGCAAAACTTGAGTTCAAATTTCTCTCGGGTATAGGGAAAACCGCGGAGAACCTTAAACACGCAGCGGAAGGCGAGAATTTTGAGTGGACAGAAATGTATCCCGGGTTCGCGAAAATAGCGAAAGATGAAGGGTTTGACGAGATCGCGAAGATACTAACTGAAATCTCAGAGATTGAAAAACGCCATGAGGCACGGTATAAGGCGCTGCTCAAACGCGTGGAAGGGTGTACCGTCTATAAACGCGAGAAAAAAGTTGAATGGAAATGCCGTAACTGCGGGTATATATACGAAGGTACCGAACCACCGAAGTTGTGTCCCGCATGCGCGCATCCACAGTCGTATTATGAAGAACAATGCGAGAACTACTGA
- a CDS encoding recombinase family protein yields MKIIFIRQPELSTKGPQAKLLLAIYSYFAEAEREYISIRTKQGLAAVKARGIKLGRPKGSKNKKSRRLDPYREQIKEFLELKLPLNSIRKIINKNYTAPI; encoded by the coding sequence GTGAAGATAATTTTTATCCGCCAGCCCGAACTTTCTACCAAAGGGCCACAGGCAAAATTGTTGCTGGCAATCTACTCGTACTTCGCAGAAGCTGAACGCGAGTATATTTCTATCCGTACAAAACAAGGCCTTGCAGCGGTGAAAGCACGGGGTATAAAACTTGGCCGGCCAAAAGGGAGTAAGAATAAGAAAAGTAGGCGCTTGGATCCTTACCGTGAACAAATAAAGGAGTTTCTTGAACTTAAACTACCACTAAATTCTATCCGGAAGATTATTAATAAAAACTA